TTTTCCTACTATAAAAACAAATCTACAGGCAGCTATACAATTATGTTGAATTTTGGAAAGACTCTGACCAAATCGGATATTGATAAAAATATATCTGATGAAGAATTTAAAATGATTTTGGAAAAGGAAAAGTATTCTACCCAAGTAAATGTTGAAATAGAAGCAAAAACAGGTGAACTTTTAAGCTTCCAAAGCAATTATCGTTATAACAGGAGCGACGATAAAGAAAGCCCCCCCGATAGGGATAAAGCTCTGAAAATCGCCGAAAACTTTCTAAAAAAATACAAACCAACTAATCTCAAGCAATTGGAATACATTCCAAGTATTGATACTGGTACTGCAAATAAGAAAGATAAGTACATAGCTGAACAGGGTGCATCTACAATAAACTTCGTACGAGTCATAAATGGAATTAAGTTTTTGGACAACGGGGTCAGTATTGAAATCGATCCTGTGTCGGGCAATATCAAAAGCTATAGGCAGGAATGGGAAAGCATAAATACACCGTCTCTTGAGGGTACAATTACATTAGATAAAGCCTACGATATATTCTATAAGGATATTGGATTTGAATTAAGATACATAGCTCCCTTTAATAACCCTTATCCCGAAAAAGGCACCAACAATGTCCTGCAGCTTAAGTTGGTATATGCCCTTGATATTTCAAAACCATCCTGTATTGATGCAAAAAGCGGAAAAATCATTAGCCTTTATAATGGTATGCCTTATATAGAGAAAGGCAATACCCAATACAGGGATATTGATTCATCTCCCTTAAAGGATAAGATTATTGAGATGGAAAATGCAGGGTTATTATTTAACGAAGAAACATTCAGACCTGATGATGCTTTACTTCAGAAAGAGCTGGTTTACCTTCTTCTATTATTAAAGGGTCAGTCGGGGGCTAATAGTTTGCTATTGGATTTTGGCCAACAAACGCTTGATAACATGTATAGGTATGCTATAAACTTGAATATTATAAAGCCTGATGAAAAAAGCCCTGACAGAAAGGTTACCCGTGAAGAGCTGATAAAATATGTTTTAAATCTGGCGGGTTATGGCAACATTGCAGACATTAAAGGAATATTTATCTGTGATTTTGAAGATAAGGATGATATATCCGCTGATTTAAAAGGTTATGCAGCTATTGCAAAATACTTAAACCTGATAAAGGGAAGCAAGTTTTACCCTAAGAAGAATGTTACACGAGCAGAGGCTGTTGATGTGTTATACGATCTGCTAAAAAACGAAAGGTAAAGCCCTATGAAATTTAACGCAAAGAAACGTAAGAAATTAGTTATATTATTATCTTTATTTATTGCATGCATAATATTTTTCTATGCACAAAATAATTTTATACAGATTACTGAGATTGATATACGTTCACAAGACATTTTAAGTGAAATAAAAATAGTGCATCTTTCTGACCTGCATGGTAAGGAATTCGGCAAAAACAATACTTTACTTATAAGTAAAGTAAAAGAGCAAACACCTGATATTATAGCATTTACGGGGGATTTGATCGATAGAAGCGGCAAAAATTCACAAGGAAGCGTTGCTTTTCTAAGTGAACTGAATAAATTTTGCCCTGTATATTACATACCAGGTAACCACGAGCATTGGTCGGGTCTATCCGAGGTTGTCTTTGAGCAGCTTAAGACCAGCAACATCAAGGTTTTAAGATGTGATTTGGAAAGCATAAGCATAAAAAATACCCAAATAGATATCCTTGGCATGGATGAATTTTCATTTGACTCAAACTCTATTAACGAAGAGATCCAGGTTCTTGAGAAAAGTGAAAGTTTTAAATTAATACTTTCTCACTATCCTGAAAATTTCTCAAGCTTATATAACTCCCGTGATATTGACCTGGTTTTATCGGGTCATGCCCACGGGGGCCAGTTTATAATACCCTTTGCAGGAGGATTGTATGCACCAGGTCAGGGTTTCTTTCCCAGGTATTATAAGGGGCGGTACAATGAAAACGGGGTTAACCTGGTTGTAAGCAGAGGCCTTGGAAATAGTGCTATCCCAATTAGAGTATTCAACAGGCCTGAAATAGTTTCAATAAAACTAAAACCTACCACTTAATAGGGCATCCCGGATCACGGCTAAAAGGGTCTTTGTTAACCGCATAGGAAATGCATTTCGCACCCCCGTCACACAGGAAGAAGTACGAGCACCTTTCACATCCTACAGGCGGTTTTTTAGGTTGTCTAAGATCCTTGAACACCTTATTTCCCATATAGATTTCATAAAGTGACTTTTCTTTCATGTTTCCACATTCAATGGGAAGTCTCCTGCATGGTAAGACAGTACCGTCTTCTAAAACTGTAATTAGGGAATCACCTGCACCGCACCTGTATGGCGTATTTCCTGCGGCAAGAAACTGCAGGGCTCTGCTCATCTCTACTATTGTGCTTCTTTTCCATGGCAAGCCCTTTTGATTTCTCAATTTATTGACCATTGTAAAAAACCCCCAGGTCTCTTCCGGGCTTAATACTTGTTCCTTTAAGTCTTCTCCATTTCCAAAAGGTACAATACGGTCAGTCCATACCTTAAACACTTTGTGCCTGCGGCATAGATTAACTACAGAGGAAAAGCTTTTGTAATTGCCCCTGTGTGCTGTAAACGATACAAGTGTTTTTATTCCATAGTAAGTCAAGAGATCAAGGCCCTTTAAAGCCCTATCAAGATTTCCTTTGCCCCTTATGGAATCATGAATTTCCCTGTCACCTTCAATGCTTATCTGTATAAAATCCGGCTGAAGCCCTTTTAGCTCTTCCACCATTTTTCTATCAAGAATTGTTCCATTGGTTAATATCCCAAAAGTAACCAAATCAGAGTACTTCCTGCATTCATGGAGCAGGCGGAAAAAGTCTTCCCGCAAAAAAGGCTCTCCTCCTGTAAAATTGATATGGCCTTTCCTGTTTAATGTAGAAAGAAGCTCAATGTATTGTTTCATAATACATAACATATCGTTAAGATCCATCTCAGGATTCTGATAGCTATCCTGATAGCAGTGTTTGCATCTTAAATTGCATCGTGATGTTATATGCCACTGCAAAATTAGCCTTCTACCATTTGAGCAGCTTCCCATCTTATCAGTTCCCTCCGCAGCCGCCGCAGCCCCCGCCGCCACATCCGCTGCTTCCACATCCACTGCTGCCACATCCGCTGCTACTGCATCCACTACCTCCGCTGTTATTGCTGCTTCCACTATTGTCGCTGCCACCGCTGTTCCAATCAGAGTACACTGGAGCACATCCTGTACCGCTTGCATAGCTTGACGAATTTATGCCGAATGTCTTTGATAACGCACCAAACTCTGGATATATATACATACTTGCAATACCAAACAAAGCTGCACCCATTACAGCATCGCTCATTCCTGATGAAAAACCGGAGTTTGTGCTGCTATTTCTTACCCATGAGTATTCCGTAGTTTTGGTGGTTAAGAATTCTTTGCCTTCCTTGGTTAAAGAAGATACACTATTCGCAACAAAAAACACAACCGATACTAATATCAATTCCAATACAAGGAATACTACTGGCTTATTATTGATTAATCCCAATGTCAGCTTGGTTATACCTAATGAAATCAACAAGAGATATGCAACAGACCGGAATGTCCTTTCCCTTTTTAACTGTTCTTTACCCTTAACAAAGCCTATTTCAGTAAGATGGGTTTTAGAATTTTCTACAAACAATTTTAGATCCTTAGCCACTTTCTTATTTCTTAATAAGGATAAGTAAGTTTTAGGAGCGTGAAAAAACTCAGCAACAGTCTTCTCAATCCAATTTAATGAACCTATGTCATTACCTGATACCCGAAAGGTTGTGCCCTTTTTAGATGCCTCCATTTCCAGGTACTTTTCAGCATAGAGCTTGAAAATAATAGTTTGTGCCAGAGTATGAATAGAGCCTTTTGACTTAAGTACCGCTATTGTATAGCTGTCCAAATCAGGATTCAATGCATGTCTTCTGGTGGTGTTTAAGCTATTGCTTAAGATTTTCAATAGAAATATAATGACTAGAGAATATATGAAATAAATAACCAAAAAGTCAGGTCCATTAATACTCCTTATTAAATCAATCATAAATTGTTTTCCCCCATTGCTATTTAATAATATAATTCTACCATTATTAACTCAGATTGTTAATATGGTATTTATATATATAACTGCCAATATCTTACCCTGAAACATTGTATTCCTTATTAACACTAATTATAAAATTAATGTTATAATAATAAATAAAATTTAAATAAAATTATTTGCTTGTATTTTAAAAAAGGTAAGGGGCAAAATATATGAAACAACTAAAACACACTGTTTTGGGAGCTATCGAGGATGACATAAAGGACGACCTGCTGCATACAATAGTTGAAGGTTTTATTGTAACTTTGATCATTTTAAATGCAATTGCCGTTATTTTGGAATTACTTATAGGCCCAACAATATATTTTCAAATATTTGAAACAGCTTCAATAATTATTTTTACTATCGAATATCTGCTTAGAATTTGGACATCTGATATAATGTATCCTTCAAAAAACAAATTCATCTCGATAATAAGATTTGTTTTGTCTCCAATAGGACTAATAGACTTATTTTCAATACTGCCCTTTTACATTTCCACACTTTTCCTTGGTGTCGATACAAGAATTATAAGAGTCCTTCGACTCATGAGACTTCTAAGGCTTATGAAGCTCACCAGGCATCTTGAATCTATTAAGTTATTAAAGACTGTGATCCGTAAAAAAAAGTACGAGTTGTTTGTTACCCTTTTCATTGTTTTTCTGTTTTTAATAATATCATCAACACTGATGTATGAAATTGAACATGACGCTCAGCCCGATAAATTTCCCAATATATTGTCTGCATTCTGGTGGTCAATAGCTACTTTGACAACAATAGGATATGGTGATGTATACCCCATAACCAGTGTAGGCAAGTTATTAAGTGCTCTGATTTCGTTAGTGGGTATAGGCTTTATAGCACTTCCCACAGGTATAATAAGCTCAGGATTTATAGATGAATTCAGGAATTCAAGCAAAGAAGAAGATGTATCGGAGAATAAAGAGGAATATTCATACTGTCCTCACTGCGGCAAAAAACTGGATCAATAAAGTATTGTTCATGGTCCGATCTTATAAAAAAGCAATAAATGAAAAATTTATGCTACTTTTCATATATTAAGGATTTAAAATTTCTATTTTTTTTAGTATAATATATATATACATATTAGAATCAATTAATCCTCTCATTTGTCTATCGCAAAATACGTTTTAGGATCAATTTTCTCTTCATTTGTTCACCCTGAAATACTGCAAGAGCTTTGAACTTTTCCATGCCAAATGAAGTTAATGTTGATTTTAAACAAGTTGAAGCTTTCGTTATTTTCTCTGCCAAATGCCAAGGAATTGTTGATTTTAATATAGTTTCGTTACGACTATACTAAAATTATTAGGAGGTATTTTATGAAAAAAATAATGTTAGGTATGGTTTTAGGTTTTATCTTAGGAAGTATGTCCCTAATGCTGGTTGCCGCAACTGCAATAAAAGTAACTGACAACAAGTTTCCGATAGTAAAGGATGGCCAATCGGTAAAACTGGCAGCAAAAAACATTAACGGCAGTACATATTTAAATCTAAGAGATGCTTCAGCATTATTCAATGCTCCAATAAAGTTTGAAAACAAAACAATTTATATTGGAAGTGATGAACCCGAATCAGATGGACCTTTGAGAGAATATTTTATTGATAAAACAAAATATATTCTTTATAATGACTTAGAAAGATCTCTTGGTACAGCAAATGTAACAGCCAAAGTCGATGAAGCCAGCGGCTCTATTGTATTTAGCAAAAACGGCGTTAATGCAACTACAAAGTATTTGGTCTATCTAGGCAAAAAGTATATACCATTCGATTTTTATGAAAAAAATATCCTGCCATTATTAAAATAATATTCTCTAATATTTTGTATCTCCTACATCCTTTGTGACATCCATGTTAAAATTATTAGTCTTGCACTTGGCAAAGCAAACGACGAAAGCTTCGAAGAGGTATTTTGCATAAGACAAATGTAAAAGATTAACTTATTTTAATCGGGTCGTATCCATGTACATGCTTTCAAAAGTAAAAACTGAATAAGAAGTGTTATGTCTATATTAAAAGTGATTAATCCCTACCTTTTGCCTTCTTCAAATCTCCATCAGCTGTTCACTGGAAAATGTAAGGCTAATATCACTTTTAATATAGTCTAAAATGATTTTTTCCGCCCTACTATACAGTGAAAAACACCTCATCAATATTCTTCATTTCTTTACTTCTGGGATTATATGAAGGAACGCCTATAGGTATCAGGCTAATGAACTTATCCTTCTCAGGCACTCCCAATATTTCATTAATTTCCCCTCCGCAAATAGCAGGTTCATTCATCCAACATGCTCCATAGCCCTTTTCATGCACTGCAAGCAGCAGATTTTGTACTGCAGCCCCTATAGATAATAGATCATAATTTGCAAACAACTTCATAATACTTTCATCGTTATATCCATTTTCCTTAAGTGCAGTAATAAAAATAGGGTCATAGTATTGTACTTCTGTCATAAACACTGCAATAACAACCGGAGCCTTGGTAAAAAAGCTTACCATCTTTCTTTTCGAGTCCATATAATTCTTAGGTAAATCACTTTCTCTAATCTTAAGTATGCTTTCCACTTTTGAAATTACAGCCTTTTCAATTTTCCCTAAAACATTTTTATCCCGTATGGCCACAAACCTCCAGCATTGGCTGTTGCATCCGCTAGGTGCACTAACAGCAGCATTTATAAAGTACTCAATATCTTCTTGTGGAACATCCATATCCTTAAACTTTCTGATACTTCTTCTTGATGATGCAAGAGTAAAAAAATCTTCCATGGCTTCTTCTCCTGTTTAGGCATGATCAAAAAATGAGTAATTTTTCTTTCATGCCTTAATTAATTATCAGTTTTTTTAGTATTAATGCAGTATTATATATAAACATTTAATTATAGTCAACATGATTTCCCAGACATCAAAAAAGCAGCCAATGAACTGATTATCAGATCATTCACTGCTTTTTGTTTGTAAATTTATAACAGTTAATACAGTTTATTATTTTATTATTAGCCCAATATAGCTTTAAGGTCATTCTCAGGAGTGCTTATCGGCTTTATGTCAAACTTTTCGACAAGAACACTAAGTACATTTGAAGATAAGAATGCAGGGAGTGAAGGCCCGATATAAATATTCTTTATTCCTAATGCCAGCAATGTGAGAAGTATACATACAGCCTTCTGTTCGTACCATGAAAGTACAAGGGTAAGCGGAAGCTCATTTACAGAACAATTAAATGCACCTGCTAAAGCTACTGCCACTTGAATAGCTGAATACGCGTCATTACATTGTCCCATATCCATTATTCTTGGTAAACCGCCTATTTCACCTATGTCAAGATCGTTAAATCTGAATTTTCCGCATGCAAGTGTCAATATAACAGTATCCTTTGGAGCTTGCTGTACAAAATCGGTATAATAATTTCTTCCAGGTTTAGCACCGTCGCATCCCCCTACAAGGAAGAAGTGCTTGATTGCTCCTGCCTTTACTGCATCTATAACCTTATCCGCGACACCAAGAACAGTGTTCCTTGCAAATCCTGTCATAAGGGTTGAACCGCCGTTAATTCCTGTAAACTGCTTATCTTCACTCCATCCTCCAAGCTCAAGTGCTTGATTTATTACCTGTGAGAAATCCTTAACACCTGACGGTCCGTCAGGAATATGCTTTAATTCTGGGAACCCTACCACAGAAGTTGTATAAACTCTGTCGGAATAGCTTGCTCTTGGAGTCATTAAGCAGTTTGTTGTAAACAATATGGGTGCAGGTATACCATCAAACTCTTTCTGTTGGTTCTGCCATGCAGTACCAAAGTTTCCCTTTAAGTGTGCATACTTTTTAAGTTCTGGGTATCCATGGGCAGGAAGCATTTCACCATGAGTATAAATGCTTACTCCCTTCCCTTCTGTCTGCTCTAAAAGATGTTTAATATCTAGAAGATCATGGCCTGACACCACTATAAAAGGACCTTTTTCAACGTTAGTTGTTACCTTTACCGGTACAGGGTGACCGTATGCTGATGTATTTGCATCATCAAGAATTGCCATACATTTTAGGTTGATATTGCCGAACTCCATCAAGAGCCCTAACCATTCTTCAACAGTATGGTCTTCCCCTATAGCTTTCAACCCTTTATAAAACCATTCTGTAACTTCCTTATCCTCTTTGCCCAGTACATATGCATGCCATGCATATGCTGCCATACCACGCATGCCTAGAAGAAGTGTTGAACGAAGAGATACAATATCGATATCTCCAGCCCATAAGGAAGTTGCAGCAAAATCTTCTGCTGTGCCATGCTTGCTCTTTTCTTTCTGTACCAATTCTATAAGCTCATCAACTCTATCAGCATCAAAATTAACATTAGTTACGGTAGAAAACAGTCCCTGCATAACAAGTTCATCGGCATTCTTACCGCCTGATTTCCCATTAGTTGCTCTTGCGAGACCTATTAACGCTCCGGTAAGCTCATCCTGCTTGTTGGATACTTCCGGCTTCTTACCACATACACCTATACTTGTGCAACCTTTACCCCCTGCTGTCTGCTCGCATTGAAAACAAAACATGTTTGACATAAAAACTTCCTCCCTTTAGTCTATTTAGCTTATATATTAATAACATACAATGTTATACATACCTATTTAATCGTCTATTACAACACCATCAGTTGCGATAGTATGAACACTCCATGGAACCATTTTACCGCTTTCTATAAGTGCTTTCTTAACTGCTGCTACAATCCCGCCGCAGCAAGGAACTTCCATTCTTAAAACTGTTACACTTTTAATCTCATTCCTCTTGATAATTTCTCCCAATTTTTCAGCATAATCAATATCGTCAAGTTTAGGACACCCAATAATAGTAATTTTGTTCTTCATAAACTCCTGATGTATATTTGCATATGCATATGCTGTACAGTCAGCAGCCACAAGAAGGTGTGCGTTATTAAAGTAGGGTGCATTTACAGGAACCAGCTTAATCTGACATGGCCACTGCCTGAGCTGTGACTCTAATGGTCCTTCCACCCTTTCCTGTACAGGCTGTGCCTTCTTTTCTATGGTTTTGGCATGCATTCCCGGACATCCGCAAGCTAAAGGCTTTGCCTCTGCTTTCTTCTGTGCTGCACTCATCTCTTCCATGCGTGCTTTAACCAATTCCTCATCAAATTCGGCAGCTTCTCTTTCAATTATCTCCATAGCCCCTGTAGGACAATCCGGAAGGCAAGCTCCCAAACCATCACAATATGAATCTGTTATAAGCTTTGCTTTACCGTCGATCAACTGGAGAGCCCCCTCATGACAAGCGTTTATACAAAGACCGCAGCCGTTGCATTTATCTTCATTAATTGAAATTATTTTTCTTTTCATATTAATTTGCTCCTTTCAATTTATATCACATATTCATTCTTTATTAACAAAAGTTTTGATTTTTTCTTTAAAGTATACACTTTTTTAATTCTTAACCCTGGAGTTTTAATGCGACTTAAGTTGTGTTTACATTGTGATTATAATATAATGGAAAATAATAATCGGTATCTCAGGATACAAAAATATAAGATGATAATAAAATGCAAATTTAATTTTAGAAAGAATGTGATTGCAATTATGGAAAAGTACTTAAACTCCTTGAAAAAAACCCCTTTGTTTAAAGGGATTGATGAAGATGAGCTTATTACAATGCTTAGATGTATAACCCCTAGAGTTATCAGCTATAGAAAAAATGACTACATAGCATTAGCCGGTGAGAAATTCGATAGTTTGGGTATTATTGCAGAGGGTGAAGCCTCTATAAGTATGGAAAATGCTGCCGGAAATCGGGTAATGATGGCAATCTTAAAATCTGGAGATATGTTTGGTGAGATGCTTGTTTTTTCTAAAACCTCGGCATGGCCGGCCAATGTTCAGGCACAGGAACCCTGCACCGTGTTTTTTCTTCAAAGGGAAAAAATTATCGGCGAATGTGAAAAGCTGTGCTCCTGGCACAGAATACTCATACAAAACATGCTTGTTATAATATCGGAAAGAGCCCTAATGTTAAATAAAAAGCTGGAATACCTCTCTATAAAAAGCATAAGGGGCAAGCTCAGCAAGTTTTTTCTGGAGGAAAGTAAAAAGACAGGCAGTACAACTTTTATGCTGTCTATGAAACGAAACGAGCTTGCAGACTTTTTAAATGTTTCCCGTCCTTCAATGTCAAGAGAAATGTGTCTAATGAGAGATGAAGATATTATTGATTTTCATTTGTCTTCAATTAAAATAAAAAATATTGAGGCACTAAAGGCTTTTCTCTAATAAACTAATAGATTTATGCATTTAGTTAACTATATCAACTCTGTTATATGCGTATTGACATAATATAAAAATAAATGTACAATTAACACAAAGTTAACGTTAATCTTGTTTATTGCAGTATACAAGGGATGATACTTTACATCCTTTATATTGAATTTAATCAGAAAGCGGTATAGTATGGAGAAAAACATAACTATGAAGGATATCGCCGTTAAGCTTGGGATAAGTACGGTTACTGTTTCAAAGGCTTTAAACGATAAAGACGGCGTCAGTATTGAGCTCAAAGATAAAATAAAAAAATTGGCCGATGAGATGGGCTACAGGTACAATATGCTTGCAAAGTCCATGCGGGACGGGTGCTCTTATAATATGGGTGTTATTGTTGCAGAACACTTCATGGGGGATCAATCCTTTTATTTAAATTTCTTCAAGCACATTTCCGTTCAGCTTGAAAAACACAGTTATTGCGGAATACTGCAAATACTAAGCCAGCAGGATGAAGAAAACCTGTTGCTGCCAAAGCTTTATTATGAGCGTAAAGTTGATGGCCTTATAATACTCGGGCAGGTTAACAAGCGTTATATTGAAGCGTTGCAAAACATTGATATTCCAATAGTATTTCTTGACTTTTACGATGAAAATTCAAAAATCGACTCAATAGCTGTAGACAATTTTTATGGTGCTTATGACCTTACTAATTATCTTATTAAAAACGGGCACAGAAACATAGGCTTCCTTGGCAATATATATGCTACCAGCAGTATACAGGACCGTTTTCTCGGCTATTACAAATCGCTTTTAGAACATGGTTACAAACTTAACGATAAACATGTAATAAGTGACCGCGACGACCATGGAAGGTATATTGAGATCAAAGTTCCTCAGGAATTGCCAACAGCATTTGTATGCAACTGCGATGAAGTAGCTCGGAATCTCATTAATAAATTAAAAGAAATGGGCAAAAAAGTTCCGGATGATATATCGATTGTAGGTTTTGACAACGACATTTTTTCTACTATTTCCGAGCCGCAGCTTACCACTGTTGAAGTAGATGTGGAGGAGA
This portion of the Pseudobacteroides sp. genome encodes:
- a CDS encoding YcdB/YcdC domain-containing protein is translated as MNYKPFIAIIISSTLFINSSAFAETVKVPSATSKEISISDKVLKEKSDLEKIKKAVMLKLEIPQEFENFTSSYYNYSDKETWSLQWSNQSYNYSGEYKYVQAVVDKSGNILNYNKYVHSPYTGIIRKLPKLTAQKAGELAKRFAFLIRPDLYSELSFDKGLKNYLLEHNGNYSFTFNRVYKNIPYYGNSVNITIDGQTGSTLSFACNWSDNLKFPDAKSIIGIDAAKTLFQKNIGLNLTFRKKYLSDKNENYIAYIPKVSDETLCIDAFTGGLTIDNIYENPFARNDRNSIDNNILKSNDKVALNLEDIKEIPQIISLETAEKNARSMTELGLDKAYTLMDFSYYKNKSTGSYTIMLNFGKTLTKSDIDKNISDEEFKMILEKEKYSTQVNVEIEAKTGELLSFQSNYRYNRSDDKESPPDRDKALKIAENFLKKYKPTNLKQLEYIPSIDTGTANKKDKYIAEQGASTINFVRVINGIKFLDNGVSIEIDPVSGNIKSYRQEWESINTPSLEGTITLDKAYDIFYKDIGFELRYIAPFNNPYPEKGTNNVLQLKLVYALDISKPSCIDAKSGKIISLYNGMPYIEKGNTQYRDIDSSPLKDKIIEMENAGLLFNEETFRPDDALLQKELVYLLLLLKGQSGANSLLLDFGQQTLDNMYRYAINLNIIKPDEKSPDRKVTREELIKYVLNLAGYGNIADIKGIFICDFEDKDDISADLKGYAAIAKYLNLIKGSKFYPKKNVTRAEAVDVLYDLLKNER
- a CDS encoding metallophosphoesterase, with amino-acid sequence MKFNAKKRKKLVILLSLFIACIIFFYAQNNFIQITEIDIRSQDILSEIKIVHLSDLHGKEFGKNNTLLISKVKEQTPDIIAFTGDLIDRSGKNSQGSVAFLSELNKFCPVYYIPGNHEHWSGLSEVVFEQLKTSNIKVLRCDLESISIKNTQIDILGMDEFSFDSNSINEEIQVLEKSESFKLILSHYPENFSSLYNSRDIDLVLSGHAHGGQFIIPFAGGLYAPGQGFFPRYYKGRYNENGVNLVVSRGLGNSAIPIRVFNRPEIVSIKLKPTT
- a CDS encoding radical SAM/SPASM domain-containing protein — encoded protein: MEAAITAEVVDAVAADVAAVDVEAADVAAGAAAAAEGTDKMGSCSNGRRLILQWHITSRCNLRCKHCYQDSYQNPEMDLNDMLCIMKQYIELLSTLNRKGHINFTGGEPFLREDFFRLLHECRKYSDLVTFGILTNGTILDRKMVEELKGLQPDFIQISIEGDREIHDSIRGKGNLDRALKGLDLLTYYGIKTLVSFTAHRGNYKSFSSVVNLCRRHKVFKVWTDRIVPFGNGEDLKEQVLSPEETWGFFTMVNKLRNQKGLPWKRSTIVEMSRALQFLAAGNTPYRCGAGDSLITVLEDGTVLPCRRLPIECGNMKEKSLYEIYMGNKVFKDLRQPKKPPVGCERCSYFFLCDGGAKCISYAVNKDPFSRDPGCPIKW
- a CDS encoding TIGR04222 domain-containing membrane protein, with the protein product MIDLIRSINGPDFLVIYFIYSLVIIFLLKILSNSLNTTRRHALNPDLDSYTIAVLKSKGSIHTLAQTIIFKLYAEKYLEMEASKKGTTFRVSGNDIGSLNWIEKTVAEFFHAPKTYLSLLRNKKVAKDLKLFVENSKTHLTEIGFVKGKEQLKRERTFRSVAYLLLISLGITKLTLGLINNKPVVFLVLELILVSVVFFVANSVSSLTKEGKEFLTTKTTEYSWVRNSSTNSGFSSGMSDAVMGAALFGIASMYIYPEFGALSKTFGINSSSYASGTGCAPVYSDWNSGGSDNSGSSNNSGGSGCSSSGCGSSGCGSSGCGGGGCGGCGGN
- a CDS encoding ion transporter, producing MKQLKHTVLGAIEDDIKDDLLHTIVEGFIVTLIILNAIAVILELLIGPTIYFQIFETASIIIFTIEYLLRIWTSDIMYPSKNKFISIIRFVLSPIGLIDLFSILPFYISTLFLGVDTRIIRVLRLMRLLRLMKLTRHLESIKLLKTVIRKKKYELFVTLFIVFLFLIISSTLMYEIEHDAQPDKFPNILSAFWWSIATLTTIGYGDVYPITSVGKLLSALISLVGIGFIALPTGIISSGFIDEFRNSSKEEDVSENKEEYSYCPHCGKKLDQ
- a CDS encoding nitroreductase family protein; the encoded protein is MEDFFTLASSRRSIRKFKDMDVPQEDIEYFINAAVSAPSGCNSQCWRFVAIRDKNVLGKIEKAVISKVESILKIRESDLPKNYMDSKRKMVSFFTKAPVVIAVFMTEVQYYDPIFITALKENGYNDESIMKLFANYDLLSIGAAVQNLLLAVHEKGYGACWMNEPAICGGEINEILGVPEKDKFISLIPIGVPSYNPRSKEMKNIDEVFFTV
- the hcp gene encoding hydroxylamine reductase, with the translated sequence MSNMFCFQCEQTAGGKGCTSIGVCGKKPEVSNKQDELTGALIGLARATNGKSGGKNADELVMQGLFSTVTNVNFDADRVDELIELVQKEKSKHGTAEDFAATSLWAGDIDIVSLRSTLLLGMRGMAAYAWHAYVLGKEDKEVTEWFYKGLKAIGEDHTVEEWLGLLMEFGNINLKCMAILDDANTSAYGHPVPVKVTTNVEKGPFIVVSGHDLLDIKHLLEQTEGKGVSIYTHGEMLPAHGYPELKKYAHLKGNFGTAWQNQQKEFDGIPAPILFTTNCLMTPRASYSDRVYTTSVVGFPELKHIPDGPSGVKDFSQVINQALELGGWSEDKQFTGINGGSTLMTGFARNTVLGVADKVIDAVKAGAIKHFFLVGGCDGAKPGRNYYTDFVQQAPKDTVILTLACGKFRFNDLDIGEIGGLPRIMDMGQCNDAYSAIQVAVALAGAFNCSVNELPLTLVLSWYEQKAVCILLTLLALGIKNIYIGPSLPAFLSSNVLSVLVEKFDIKPISTPENDLKAILG
- a CDS encoding ATP-binding protein → MKRKIISINEDKCNGCGLCINACHEGALQLIDGKAKLITDSYCDGLGACLPDCPTGAMEIIEREAAEFDEELVKARMEEMSAAQKKAEAKPLACGCPGMHAKTIEKKAQPVQERVEGPLESQLRQWPCQIKLVPVNAPYFNNAHLLVAADCTAYAYANIHQEFMKNKITIIGCPKLDDIDYAEKLGEIIKRNEIKSVTVLRMEVPCCGGIVAAVKKALIESGKMVPWSVHTIATDGVVIDD
- a CDS encoding Crp/Fnr family transcriptional regulator, with the translated sequence MIIKCKFNFRKNVIAIMEKYLNSLKKTPLFKGIDEDELITMLRCITPRVISYRKNDYIALAGEKFDSLGIIAEGEASISMENAAGNRVMMAILKSGDMFGEMLVFSKTSAWPANVQAQEPCTVFFLQREKIIGECEKLCSWHRILIQNMLVIISERALMLNKKLEYLSIKSIRGKLSKFFLEESKKTGSTTFMLSMKRNELADFLNVSRPSMSREMCLMRDEDIIDFHLSSIKIKNIEALKAFL
- a CDS encoding LacI family DNA-binding transcriptional regulator, whose translation is MEKNITMKDIAVKLGISTVTVSKALNDKDGVSIELKDKIKKLADEMGYRYNMLAKSMRDGCSYNMGVIVAEHFMGDQSFYLNFFKHISVQLEKHSYCGILQILSQQDEENLLLPKLYYERKVDGLIILGQVNKRYIEALQNIDIPIVFLDFYDENSKIDSIAVDNFYGAYDLTNYLIKNGHRNIGFLGNIYATSSIQDRFLGYYKSLLEHGYKLNDKHVISDRDDHGRYIEIKVPQELPTAFVCNCDEVARNLINKLKEMGKKVPDDISIVGFDNDIFSTISEPQLTTVEVDVEEMSKTAIKIILGKIASESKKYGRIMVKGRIVYRQSVKNILQM